Below is a genomic region from Bacillus cereus group sp. RP43.
GTTAGATTACTAATAGAAAAAAATAGGTATTGAGAAAATGTAATTTCTTAGGAATCCGAAATTTGTTTATTCGTGAATTATGGCATAAACTTGTATTTTAATTTTAGATGGTGTAATTGTTACAATAATACATTTAAAAAAACCACCGATTCATTAAATACGCTAAGTTGGGTCACCATACATGTCCATCAATTTATTTTGTCTCTGTTCTTAAGTTTTGGGGAATGCCATCAGCCCCCTATGTCAGTGGATTCCATAATGCCAAAGCGAATATCCAATTTGGGTCACCATTTCCTTGATGATTTTGAATAGCTTCATACACTTTCCCTTGATGTTCTACTTTATCTCCCTTTGTATACGCCTTCTTTGGATCCCATTTTTCATAAGATGTATTTTGATCTTTTGTTTTTACCGGAAGAATGTTACTTTGAATTGATGTATTTCCAGCTGCATCTACGGCCTTCACTGCATATTTATATTCCTTATTAACTGTTAAGTTTTGATCAGTAAACGTCGTTCCTTGTACCGTTTGAATCAATTGTCCATCACGTAATACCTGATATTCTTTTACACCTACATTATCTGTAGAAGGATTCCATTTTAGCTCTACACTGTTAGAAGTAAGGTTGCTTGCATATAATTCTTGTGGCTGTGTGGGAGCTTCCGTATCTGGTTTCGGATTAACAATTTGATTTAATTTCTTCAAGCCATCCTTTGTAACTTCATAAATTGCTTTTTTATCAAAGTTTTCACGTTTATTATTCTCTAAATTTATTAATGTTGCCCTCTCTCTGCCTTCTAGATGTGTAAGTTCAATAAAATCGCCGATCTTTACTGGAACTTTTTGTGTTTCAGCATTTTGCTGTTGATTCCCATAAACCTCTTTGTTATATACCACTTTACCTGATGTGTTTTGCACTTTAATACTTGCATATGTACTATCAAAGTAGTTATGTGGTACACCTGCTTTTAGATCAATTTGCATTTCTTCTGTTGATTTATTTAAATTTACTTTCGCAAATTCAAAATCGCCAATCCCTTTCAGTGACCATGCAAATTGGTCTCCTTCTAAGATACCATCTCTATTTGGTACATGGTCTTTTATTTGAGTAATAAGATCCATCATCGGTCTCGGTTCATTCGCAAAAACGGAAATGATACTGTTATTTAATTCTTTCCACTCAGCATCTGTTACATTTGGATTTTGTAACATAAGTGAAACGTAATCTTTCCATACTAAAAAATTGATTGGTAAAATATTGGTGGATATTTTATAAATTGCAATTTTATTATCTGTTGAAGTCATCGCTTTCGCTAACCAGCGTAATCGCTCTGATTGATCTAGTTTTACTGGGTCACGTTCAGCATTTTCAAATAGTAACATATACGGCACTTGATTTGTCGGGCTATTATCTGACCAAGGAATAACAGTTGCATCATGACGGCTCGACTGACCCCATCCAGATATATCATATCCTAAATTCCAAGAAGATGGCTTGTTATTCCATATAAGTGCACAATGTCCAGGTTGTCCAACAGGCATAGCTGCCACTCCAAATGCTTGGCTTACTTGCGTACCAAACTTCGAAATATTACCGCATACCCCACCAAATCTATAAATGGAAGAAAGATTCCAACCTAAACCGTAGAATGCATCATTTCCAGCTTGAATGCTAACTCCATCTTTGTTATGGGTTACATAATCAATCAAATATGCACTTTCCCCTACCTTATCTTGGTTTTTAAGTTCTGGATGTTCCGTATTAATCATATTTCTTGCCCAAGTTAAATCTTCTTCTGGTGACCAAGTATTCACTACTAATCTTAAATGCCAAACATCATATGTTCTAAAGCAAGGAAGTAACTCATTATTTTGATCTGCTGATTTATAATGTTGGTACCTTGTTAATGGATTAATAGGTTGATTGTTTGTCCAATATTTTATAGGTTCAGCATGAGCTAACGATGTAGCTACCGCTAATTTCAAATACAACCCTTCGTGAGAATCTGCATCCGCATTCCAGATTGTATTCCATATCTCAAGTGCATTTACAGGATTTTTTCCCGTTGGACTACCACCTTCAAGATAGGTATTCATCACGCTTGTATTTTTCATAGCCCAGCTAAGAAATTTCTGATGGTCAGCATCTTTTTTGGCAAATGCATCCATTGTTGCACCACCTGTTTGTGATATGAATTGCCACTGAGCCAAAGCTGCTGCAAATACTGGGTCTGCAAGCTTCTTTTTCAAGTTTTCTTCAGTCATACCCCCAACATTTCCATTTAAATATGCTGTGAGATTTTTCAAATGGGCTTCAAAATTACCATTTGCAATGGCTTGATCTGTCTGTTGATTCAATGTTTCTAAAGTGAATGTTTCTTGATTGAATGACATTGTTTCAGCTGAAACCTTTGTATGCGGAATCGTAGCAATACTTCCTAAAATAATAGGCATAGTTAATAATAAAGATGAAATCCTTTTCAAAATAATTTCTCCTTTTTTGTTTTTGACTTTTGACTTTTGACTGTTGCATGATTCTCATTTATATAAAATAATTCCCATGCCATCAACTTAAAAATTCAAAATAAGCGGGCTCCATAACGATAAAGCAAATATCCAATTTGGGTCACCATTTCCTTGATGATTTTGAACAGCTTCATACACTTTCCCTTGATGTTCTACTTTATCTCCCTTTGTATATGCCTTCTTCGGATCCCATTTTTCATAAGATACATTTTGATCTTTTGTTTTTACCGGAAGAATGTTACTTTGAATTGATGTATTTCCAGCTGCATCTACAGCCTTCACTGTATATTTATATTCCTTACTAGCTGTTAAGTTCTGATCAGTAAATGTTGTTCCTTGTACCGTTTGAATCCATTGTCCATCACGTAATACCTGATATTCTTTTATACCTACATTATCTGTAGAAGGATTCCATTTTAGCTCTACACTGTTAGAAGTAAGGTTGCTTGCATATAATTCTTGTGGCTGTGTCGGAGCCTCTGTATCTGGTTTCGGATTAACAATTTGATTTACTGTTTTCAGGCCATCCTTTGTAACTTCGTATATGGCTTTTTTTCCAAAGCTCTCTTGTTTACTATTATCGACATTCATGAAAGTTGCTCTATGCACACCTTCTAGATGTGTTAACTCAATATAATCTCCTACTTTGACTGGAACTTTTTGCAGTTCAGCATTTTGTTGTTTGTTTCCATAAATGTCTTTCTTATATACTACTTTTCCTGATGCATTTTGTACTTTAATACTCGCATATGTTTCATTAAAATAATGATGCGGTATGCCTTCTTTTAAGTCGATTTGCATTTCTTCTGTCGACTTATTGAAATTGACTTTAGCAAACTCAAAATCACTAATTCCTTTTAATGACCATGCAAACTTGTTTCCTTCTAAAATATTATTTCCATTAGGCATATCTGGTTTAATTGGATTAGAATCCGTACCCTTCCAAATCTCTGCTGTTAAAATTGGATATCCTAATGCAGCCACTTTTTGGATGGTATCGTTATTTGGACGTAATCCCCACTTCTCAAAGAAAGGAATCAAATTTTGTTTGGCTACTTTTGATGCTGAAATCATAAATAATTGTTTTTTATTTTCATCAGTTTGTGGAATTTCATTTGAAGGCATGTCTCTATACAATTGATGCAATTTAGGATAGAAATCCTCTCCATATGCTAACTGTAGTTGCCAAAGCATAACAAGCTTAACAAAAACATCACTAATTTCATCATAATTTTTATTCGTTTGTTCTAGATATTGAAACGCTTTTGGATAAATTCCACTTTTCTCTAAATTGGATGGTTGATTAAATGCTTTTTCTACAGAAAGGCTGTATATATTATTTTGTACTTCTGTCATATTATAAAACTTCCAGGGCGATTGTTGTCTCAAATGTCCTGCCTCGTGCCATGGACCCCAGCCATCTTTTACAAATTTATCAATATCTAACACGTATTGAATTGCATCTCCTACATATGCAGTTCGATAAGAAGTTGCATACATATAATAATCAGGAGAATGATTTTCCTCTACGTAATGAACATAATGTTTATCTACTTGTTCTTCGGATAATCCAGCTACTTTGTCTTGAATTCGAGTAGCTTCATCCATCTTTTTTAAGAGTTGTACAGGATCTGTATTAGAACCCAACAAATATTTCTTAACACGTGCAGGGCTGGCTGTAATTAATACACGTTCTCCTTTTAACTCCACTGCGTGTGCATTAGGATATTGGTCCAGCATGTTTATTAGATCTTGTTTCGTATGCTTTCCTAATTCAAAGAAAGGCGTAGTCGTTCCACCTGTTGTGACTGTTGTTCGAATGGTGCCACCTTGTTGTTTATTATAAAAATAAATCATCCCCCCATTTGGAGATTGAATCGTGTTTATACCAGGTTTTAATGTAAATGATTTTATTTTAGAATCTTCTCTCCAAGAAGCATCATACGAATACGTTCCAATATATACCTGAATATCTTGATCACCTTCTACATTAATCGTTATTTGTTCATTTGGTTTTGCATATAAACCAGTGGGTTCATATGGGCTAAATGCCATATTTTTTCTTTCCTGTTGTTTCAGTCCCTCGACATCCCCTTTCCCTGGGACTGTATACGTTCTATTTTCTGATTTAACTGAATTTTCACCTTGCAGTGATGTCGATAAATTTTTTTGCTGCTGCGTTTCCTCTGCAAAGACATCTGGTGAAGAAGCCATTCCAGAAGCAAGTATAGTTAATGTTGCAGTAGCTACAAGTATTCTTTTGGTTTTATGCTTTGATTTATTCCCCATAGTATCTCCCTCTCATTTCCTTGATAAATTTAAAAGTTTTCATTTCTTTAGCATGTGTTTACGTGCAAAAACAGTTCATTAACTTGTATTTATTACTTTTTACATAGCCCTCCCTTCACTCTATTTATAATTATATTTAGATGTTATTTTATGACACATATAAATACAACTTTATAAAATATCTATCAAAAACGTGTATTTATGTTTTAATCTAGTATTCCTAACTGTCTTACAAATCAAATAAATTACACAAAGGTAGTCATTTCGTGTGAATAATACATTAAATCTAATTATTTACAGAGTAATAATTCACAAAAAATTAATATTATGTAAAATTCAAGAAAGTAAATAGCTATAGGCGGATTTGTCATATATACATTGACACCGCTAAGTCATTTACTGCCATCAGAATACTTCATTCTTTTTTCTCTTATAGTTTAAGTTTTTAAGTTATTGGGAGATAAAAGCGTCATCTTTTCCTATGGTTCCACAGAAAAGATAGCGTAGTTTTTATATTTTATCATTCTAGCAAAGAAGACTCCTTCCTCAAGGAACGTCAAGTGAGTAGGTGGGAGATGAATTGGCTAAAATGATAAATGTGATTTGTAGCATACATCTGCCACAATTTAAACCATAACTTTCCCCGGAACGTTAAATATAAATAACTATAAATAAACATTGAAAAATAGTTGTAGTATACAGAGTGAATAAAGTTGTTTCATTTCAGATGTACAAAGATAATAATGTTGTTTAATTTTGAGGTGAAAAACTAAGAACTATGCTAAAATTCGTATGTAGTATGGTTGTTTATAATCGAAATGTTCTTTTAAATCAATATTTAGATTCGAGGAGGAAGTATGTGATCCAGTAAATAATTATTTGACCACATAAAACCATTCCTATTATTTGTGCAATCTCAGGCATATCCATAACATTGAATAAAATAATTGCGAATCCCTCCACAAGAATAGAATAATAAAAGGTATGAGAGCGAGCTCTATTCGCAACATAGTGATTACGCTCATCATTATGTTTTACCATCAATTTTTTTGCATACTCGGCATCGTTCTTAAAACGCCCAATCTGAACTAAACGTATAATCGAAATAATGACAAAAACAATCCCCATCCCACTCCAAAAGCTATCTATCACTTCAAAAGACTCAGCTGATATATACAAAGTAATTCCTATAAATAAGAGTGTCACATACCATATTATTCTACTTTTCACATTTTGCATTTTTAGCTCTCCCTTATTCTTCTTCAAAAATATTTTCCCTGGTCCAACTTGAAAGTTAAGAAATTCTCCACTGTGCAGATCATATTCTAATTGAATTTTGATTCCAGCTGTTTGGGCACACCCTCCAGAGCCTGGATATACATTCTCTAAAGCATTTGGCACTTGAAATACGGTGGCATCTAGGATATGGACTCGTTGAAAATAAGAGAAGAAATGGTTAGAAATTTGTGTTTGTTCACATATCTTTTGTTCTAACAGTAAAGAAAAAATATGTTTTAAAAACAAAACTGCTTTAGCATTTAAACGTTTATTTAAGCCCTCAGGGCTAAGTAAAGTGCCTGTCGCTGCATGAAGCCTACTACATAATCGAACCAAGGAATCACTTGCCACCCGTTGACTAATCCAAATGCAAATAGCAGCTAAGTTTGATCCAGAAAACTTACGTTTTCGCTTTATAAATCCTATTCCACTTGCAAGTTCTTCTAAGAATACAGGTGTAACATATCGTTGTAATTCTTCTGCAAATGGTAGTAATTCATCTTGAATCGAGAGATTCATAAGAAAACATCATCCTTTCTAATTTAGCTTGTTTAGAAAGGATAACGCTTTTTGATATTTGAGGGTATTAAAATCTCCTGAGTTGATGGTTATGTATGGTGACCCCATAGCCAAAGAAGTAAGAAGATATTTAGAAGTGCATCAAATTTTGAGGAAGTGCTTGTGAACCGTATCATAAATAAATGAGGTTTTGTATGTTCGATTTTTAAATAATACCCAAGAAGGAGTGGGTTGCAGTTATAGTAATACTCTATTTTTGTATTTCTATAATAGATAATTTTTTAAAAAAACAGAATTATCTTGACAGTTATTGAATGGATTGATAAGGTTATAAAAAAATATTTCTTATCCAGAGAGGTGGAGGGACTGGCCTTATGAAACCTCAGCAACAGGTCTGCTTAAGTAGACACTGTGCTAATTCCAGCGGGTGATAATCCTGATAGATGAGAGCTTCCGTTTTTATTTGTCAGTAGCGCCCTCTTTTTTAGAGTGCGTTTTTGTTTTTTCTGGATAGTAACTAAAGGAGAGTAGAAATGGAGAACAAAAATGGGCAAGAATTTCAAAGGAAAATGCAAGCACGTCATTTAGTCATGCTATCACTTGGTGGGGTGATTGGAACTGGCTTATTCTTAAGCCCGGGTTACACTATTCAACAAGCTGGCCCATTTGGAACAATTCTATCCTATCTGATTGGTGCGCTAGTGGTTTATCTAGTTATGCTATGTTTAGGAGAGCTTTCCGTACATATGCCTGAAACGGGTGCATTTCATAGTTATGCAGTTAAATACATTGGACCGGGTACAGGGTATACAGTAGCCTGGTTGTATTGGTTAACTTGGACTGTTGCTTTAGGTTCTGAATTTACAGCCGCAGGATTACTTATGAAGCGATGGTTTCCATCGGTTAATGTTTGGGTATGGAGTGCTCTTTTTGCCATTTTGATCTTTGTATTAAATGTCCTGACTGTTAAATTTTTCGCCGAATCCGAATTTTGGTTTTCATCGATAAAGGTTATAGCTATTGTGTTTTTTATTGTTTTAGGAGTAGCGGCAATGCTAGGGTTTCTTCCGATGACTCATTCAAAAGCAGCACCATTCTTTTCTAATTTTACAAGTGGAGGTTTATTTCCTCATGGTGCTACGGCCATTATGATGACCATGCTTGCGGTTAATTTTGCTTTTTCGGGAACAGAATTAATAGGCATTGCAGCTGGAGAAACAGCGAACCCGGAAAAAATGATACCGAAGGCCATTCGAACTACTCTGTGGAGATTGATTATCTTTTTTGTAGGAACAATTGTTGTTTTATCTGCGTTATTGCCTATTTCCGATGCAGGGGTATTAGAGAGCCCTTTTGTTGCAGTTCTAGAACGAATTGGGGTGCCATATTCAGCTGACATAATGAATTTCGTTATCTTAACAGCCATTTTATCTGCGGCAAACTCAGGCCTTTATGCCTCTTCTAGAATGCTTTGGTCGCTTGCTAATAAGAATACGATATCCCCGATTTTTGGGAAAATGACGAAGCAAGGTGTTCCAATCAACGCCGTCATTTTCAGCATGGTGGGTGGAGCTTTGGCTTTGCTCTCAAGTATTGTGGCACCAGATACTGTCTATATCGTACTTGTTTCCATTTCCGGTCTAGCAGTAGTTATAGTTTGGATGAGTATTAGTGCTTCCCAGTTCCTATTTCGCAGACAATTTTTGAAAGAAGGAAATTCTGAAAAGGACTTGATTTATCGCACACCACTATATCCATTAGTACCAATTGCTTCTTTTATCCTGTGTCTGGCATCGTGTATTGGAATTGCATTCGATCCAACACAGAGAATTGCCTTATATTGTGGCATACCGTTTATTTTGTTTTGCTATGGAAGTTATTATCTAACAAAAAATCTAAAAAAGAGGGGCGTAGATTATGTCGAACAAAATCAACCCAATTGATGATATTTTATCCCAACATTCCATTATGCTTCTTGACGGAGCATTAGCTACAGAATTGGAGGCGCATGGATGTAATTTGGACGATCCCCTTTGGTCGGCAAGTGTGTTACTAGAAAATCCGGAACTAATTTATCAGGTTCATTCAGACTATTTTCGTGCTGGAGCGGACTGTGCCATAACAGCAAGCTATCAAGCTACTATTAGTGGTTTTTCCGCGCGTGGAATACAAGAACAGGAAGCTTTGGAATTAATTAAGAAAACGGTGTTACTTGCAAGAAGGGCAAGAGATGATTTTTGGAAGGAAAATAAGCAAACGAATAGGCCTAAACCATTGGTTGTTGCATCAGTTGGGCCGTACGGGGCTTACCTTGCAGATGGTTCAGAGTATGTAGGCAACTATGGTGTGACAGATAAAACATTAGCAGACTTTCACCGTTCGAGAATGTCTGCGTTAATCGAAGCAGGTGCAGATCTATTGGCATTTGAAACGATCCCTTCCCTGCAAGAAGCAAGAGTATTAGATACATTATTGCGTGAGTTTCCAGAAACATATGCGTGGCTTTCCTTTTCGCTAAAAAATGAGAAAGAGATTAGTGAAGGTATGAAACTCGTGGAGTGTGCACGAGCTTTTGAGAAAAGTGAACAAATTGTAGCGATAGGCATCAATTGTGCGCCAGTAACCGTTGTGACTGGTGCAATCCAAGAGTTGAGGGCAAACACCAAAAAAACGATTATTGTTTATCCAAACTCTGGTGAAACTTATAATCCAGAAACAAAAACATGGCATGGTCATGAACAATGTAACTCGTTGGATATTCAATCTGAAGAATGGTACCAAGCAGGTGCACGTTTAATAGGTGGATGCTGCAGAACGACACCTTATCACATTGAGGAGATATCGAACAAGTGGCGTTCTTCCGAGTTTTTCTATTCGAACGAAGCAAAACAGTAATTTAATGGATGATAATCTATCTTTGTGTGTATTTTCATGATTTTGCTTGTTATAAAAAAACTAGAATATCAATAAAACTTTTACTGATAGATGGCACCAACAGTAACCGAATTTCTTTCGCTAATCTTATAAATAAAAAGTCGATTTCCTGTACGTTAAGAAATCGACTTTTTATTGAGTAACTTAATTTCTTTATTAGATTCGAGCTTGGTTAAATTAAATTCAAAATATCTTTTGGGGTATTTAATACATAATCAGCTTTTTCAAAACCTTCGCTTGTCTTTGAGCCCCAAAAAGCGAGTGCGAATTTAACACCAGCACTTTTCGCGCATTGCATATCGTATATAGAGTCCCCAATGTATACTGCCTCATTATTAGGAATATCTAATTGTTTCAAACAAGCTAATAATGGTTCGGGATGTGGTTTGTGTTTATCCGTATCACACGCACAAATTGTATGTTCAAAATGACCGCTTAGATCAAATGGCTCGAACTCATCTATTAATTCTTGCTTAGTTTTTGATGTAACAATACCTAGCTTTAATTTACTAAGGGATAACTCTTTAATAACGTCCTCTAATTCTTCAAACACCGAAACTTCATGGGAAAAATTTAGTACAGATTTGCACCATTTCGGATGGACAACGTCTATATTTTGTATATCTAATTTTTTTAAGGTTTCTTTTCCAGGAATTCCTAATGCAAATCGTAAATCCTGTAACGCATAATCTTCCTTTAGTTCTTCTTTTAAAACTTTTTGTAAGGATTTTAATATTGCTTTTTCTGTGTCTAAAATTGTGCCATCTACGTCAAAAACAAGAGATGTAATCAAAATAAAGCCTCCCTATTTTTTAATCTTCACTTGTAATTACTACTTCAACACCGTTTTCTTTCAAAGTATTATATAAATCATTAGACATAACTCTATTTGTAATGAATGTGTCTATAGATTCAAGCGTTAAACCCTTATAATTTCGTCGCTGATTCCATTTAGTGTGATCTGCCACTAAAATAACTTGATCAGCATGTTTTATTAATTCACGCTTGAAATAAATATCTTCTTCAAAACCATAGTATATCCCGTCTTCTGTAATACCTGCGGTTCCAATGAACACCTTGTCAAAGTGATAATCTTTGAGTTTTTCAGTGGTCGAAGTCCCCGTAGTATGTCGAGAAACCTTATTTAAAGTTCCTCCCAAAAGGTGAATAGTCGTATCTTCAGATTGAGCTAACATATAAGCAGTATCAATCGAATTCGTCACAATAGTTACGTTCTTTGATTGCAAATGTTGCGCTACAAAGTTGACTGTTGTTGAAACGTCTAAATAAATCATGTCATTGTTTGCAATTATATTTGCAGCTTTCATTCCAATCAATTTTTTCGTTTCTAATTCAGTCTGTGACCGTTTTTGATAAGTATCAATTTTCTTATGAAAAGTAGCTAAAGCCACTCCACCATAGGTTCTAACTATTGCTTTATTTCTTGAAAGTTTTACTATATCTCTTCTTGCAGTATCTCGTGAAATATGAAACATTTCACACATTTGTTTTATATTCATGGTTTTTTGTGTTTCTAAATAATTAAGGACTCGTATCAATCGTTCTTCTTGATTCATAAGTAACCTCCATAAGGATATCTTAAGTTAAAATAAGCTTTTTCACAAGTAAGTTTAAGTTATAAGATGCATGAACACTCCTGTAATTAAGTGGTTTTAAGTGATTTTAGTAAAATCTTATTTTTAACGCCTGCCTTTCGAGTTCGTCTAACTTTTTTAGGAATGTCAATTCCGCTTCTAAAAACGCAATACGTGCTTCCTTTCCCACGGCGTTCTGTATAAAAGCCTTCCTCACCAATCACAGCTAAGTTAAACCCATTCTCTAAAAAGATTTGGATAGGGCCTTTTCCTTGTTGATTTTCTTTTACCGCTCTTACTTTAAAATCTGAACAATAGCTAATCGAACATTCCGACACTTTTAATACATTTTTTTCTAGCTGTTTCATTTGAATTTCGTTAAAAATAATCTTACTCATTCTCCGTACCTCATTTCTATCGTTGGTTCCGGTTTTTTGATAAGAAAAAATCGAAATACATATAGATTTTGGTTCATAAACAACTATCTGGTCTCACTATATCATTTCGGGGGAATTGTATGTTTAGATACATCTAAACTGGTTCCCTGTACGTTAAGGAATTAGTTTGTATATTTGAGGAGATGTACGAGACAGGTGTAAATTTAGGGGAATCCAATATTTCCTATTCAAATATGATAGAATGGAAATATATCCAAAACGGAGGAACAACAAATGAACTCAAACACACAACAGTTTATTTATGATATCCAGCAAAGAAAGAAAAATTATATAGAAAATGTATTAAAGGCAATACAACACCCTAAAAAAGAGCAATCTGAACAAGTCATTCAAAATATAGTAGAGAAGATGGATATGATGATCAGTTTAGTTACTACTTACATGACTATTGAATCAGAATCTATGAAAGAATTAAAAGAGCTTCAGGAAGAAATTATTCATGCTCAAGCATATATTCAAAAACGA
It encodes:
- a CDS encoding DeoR family transcriptional regulator; translated protein: MNQEERLIRVLNYLETQKTMNIKQMCEMFHISRDTARRDIVKLSRNKAIVRTYGGVALATFHKKIDTYQKRSQTELETKKLIGMKAANIIANNDMIYLDVSTTVNFVAQHLQSKNVTIVTNSIDTAYMLAQSEDTTIHLLGGTLNKVSRHTTGTSTTEKLKDYHFDKVFIGTAGITEDGIYYGFEEDIYFKRELIKHADQVILVADHTKWNQRRNYKGLTLESIDTFITNRVMSNDLYNTLKENGVEVVITSED
- the mmuM gene encoding homocysteine S-methyltransferase, with protein sequence MSNKINPIDDILSQHSIMLLDGALATELEAHGCNLDDPLWSASVLLENPELIYQVHSDYFRAGADCAITASYQATISGFSARGIQEQEALELIKKTVLLARRARDDFWKENKQTNRPKPLVVASVGPYGAYLADGSEYVGNYGVTDKTLADFHRSRMSALIEAGADLLAFETIPSLQEARVLDTLLREFPETYAWLSFSLKNEKEISEGMKLVECARAFEKSEQIVAIGINCAPVTVVTGAIQELRANTKKTIIVYPNSGETYNPETKTWHGHEQCNSLDIQSEEWYQAGARLIGGCCRTTPYHIEEISNKWRSSEFFYSNEAKQ
- a CDS encoding putative mucin/carbohydrate-binding domain-containing protein, with the protein product MKRISSLLLTMPIILGSIATIPHTKVSAETMSFNQETFTLETLNQQTDQAIANGNFEAHLKNLTAYLNGNVGGMTEENLKKKLADPVFAAALAQWQFISQTGGATMDAFAKKDADHQKFLSWAMKNTSVMNTYLEGGSPTGKNPVNALEIWNTIWNADADSHEGLYLKLAVATSLAHAEPIKYWTNNQPINPLTRYQHYKSADQNNELLPCFRTYDVWHLRLVVNTWSPEEDLTWARNMINTEHPELKNQDKVGESAYLIDYVTHNKDGVSIQAGNDAFYGLGWNLSSIYRFGGVCGNISKFGTQVSQAFGVAAMPVGQPGHCALIWNNKPSSWNLGYDISGWGQSSRHDATVIPWSDNSPTNQVPYMLLFENAERDPVKLDQSERLRWLAKAMTSTDNKIAIYKISTNILPINFLVWKDYVSLMLQNPNVTDAEWKELNNSIISVFANEPRPMMDLITQIKDHVPNRDGILEGDQFAWSLKGIGDFEFAKVNLNKSTEEMQIDLKAGVPHNYFDSTYASIKVQNTSGKVVYNKEVYGNQQQNAETQKVPVKIGDFIELTHLEGRERATLINLENNKRENFDKKAIYEVTKDGLKKLNQIVNPKPDTEAPTQPQELYASNLTSNSVELKWNPSTDNVGVKEYQVLRDGQLIQTVQGTTFTDQNLTVNKEYKYAVKAVDAAGNTSIQSNILPVKTKDQNTSYEKWDPKKAYTKGDKVEHQGKVYEAIQNHQGNGDPNWIFALALWNPLT
- the mmuP gene encoding S-methylmethionine permease, whose amino-acid sequence is MENKNGQEFQRKMQARHLVMLSLGGVIGTGLFLSPGYTIQQAGPFGTILSYLIGALVVYLVMLCLGELSVHMPETGAFHSYAVKYIGPGTGYTVAWLYWLTWTVALGSEFTAAGLLMKRWFPSVNVWVWSALFAILIFVLNVLTVKFFAESEFWFSSIKVIAIVFFIVLGVAAMLGFLPMTHSKAAPFFSNFTSGGLFPHGATAIMMTMLAVNFAFSGTELIGIAAGETANPEKMIPKAIRTTLWRLIIFFVGTIVVLSALLPISDAGVLESPFVAVLERIGVPYSADIMNFVILTAILSAANSGLYASSRMLWSLANKNTISPIFGKMTKQGVPINAVIFSMVGGALALLSSIVAPDTVYIVLVSISGLAVVIVWMSISASQFLFRRQFLKEGNSEKDLIYRTPLYPLVPIASFILCLASCIGIAFDPTQRIALYCGIPFILFCYGSYYLTKNLKKRGVDYVEQNQPN
- a CDS encoding M60 family metallopeptidase, coding for MGNKSKHKTKRILVATATLTILASGMASSPDVFAEETQQQKNLSTSLQGENSVKSENRTYTVPGKGDVEGLKQQERKNMAFSPYEPTGLYAKPNEQITINVEGDQDIQVYIGTYSYDASWREDSKIKSFTLKPGINTIQSPNGGMIYFYNKQQGGTIRTTVTTGGTTTPFFELGKHTKQDLINMLDQYPNAHAVELKGERVLITASPARVKKYLLGSNTDPVQLLKKMDEATRIQDKVAGLSEEQVDKHYVHYVEENHSPDYYMYATSYRTAYVGDAIQYVLDIDKFVKDGWGPWHEAGHLRQQSPWKFYNMTEVQNNIYSLSVEKAFNQPSNLEKSGIYPKAFQYLEQTNKNYDEISDVFVKLVMLWQLQLAYGEDFYPKLHQLYRDMPSNEIPQTDENKKQLFMISASKVAKQNLIPFFEKWGLRPNNDTIQKVAALGYPILTAEIWKGTDSNPIKPDMPNGNNILEGNKFAWSLKGISDFEFAKVNFNKSTEEMQIDLKEGIPHHYFNETYASIKVQNASGKVVYKKDIYGNKQQNAELQKVPVKVGDYIELTHLEGVHRATFMNVDNSKQESFGKKAIYEVTKDGLKTVNQIVNPKPDTEAPTQPQELYASNLTSNSVELKWNPSTDNVGIKEYQVLRDGQWIQTVQGTTFTDQNLTASKEYKYTVKAVDAAGNTSIQSNILPVKTKDQNVSYEKWDPKKAYTKGDKVEHQGKVYEAVQNHQGNGDPNWIFALSLWSPLILNF
- a CDS encoding HAD-IA family hydrolase encodes the protein MITSLVFDVDGTILDTEKAILKSLQKVLKEELKEDYALQDLRFALGIPGKETLKKLDIQNIDVVHPKWCKSVLNFSHEVSVFEELEDVIKELSLSKLKLGIVTSKTKQELIDEFEPFDLSGHFEHTICACDTDKHKPHPEPLLACLKQLDIPNNEAVYIGDSIYDMQCAKSAGVKFALAFWGSKTSEGFEKADYVLNTPKDILNLI